One genomic segment of Amycolatopsis sp. Hca4 includes these proteins:
- a CDS encoding type I polyketide synthase has product MTDSSEISPTDIAVVGMAGRFPGADDVGALWETVRAGRSGITRFTDDELLKAGVPADRLGDPAYVKAGAVVRGVEDFDAGFFGINPKEAQILDPQHRLFLEHSQHALEDAACDPARFDGAIGVFAGCAWSTYLTHNLTPANAAGEMGEIAIALGNDKDTLATRVSHTLGLSGPAFSIQSACSTSLVAVCVAASSLANFECDVALAGGVSIGVPHRVGYLYQQGGIAPPDGECRAFDAAGLGAPLGGGVGVVALRRLEDALADGDRVYAVLRGWAVNNDAGRKVGFTAPGVEGQATVIAEALAAAGLEPADIGYVEAHGTGTALGDAAEIAALQQVFAGRSVRIGSVKTNVGHLDRAAGVTNLIKAALALHHEEIPPTRNLGTPNPQLTAGDAELTVVTERTPWPRTDTPRRAGVSAFGIGGTNAHVVLEEAPLPVPTATAGPELLVWSARSAAAADAATANLAAHLETSGDALADVAHTLQSGRTTFGHRRMLVSGSAEDAARLLAAGEVSASSDAGTGRRVGFLLAGTGEQYPGLAAELYATAPVFRAELDRCRALLDTDVLAGMLGEREAPGGLAALLGRTGGGERAGDRTEVLHPALFAVEYALAQLVRSWGVEPSVLAGYSLGEYVAACLAGVLSLEDALALVTHRAKLMAALPGGAMAAVPLPEADVRARIAGTDLDIAALNGPQLTVVSGTAEAVAALRASLAAEDVPCRPLATTHAFHSRQLAPLRDELTAWVTANVTLDAPTIPYVSNVTGALVTEAPDPAYWAEHMCAPVRFDDALATLLADEDTVLLELGPGRSLGAMVRGHRACAPKRWASVIPTLPGADDPAPAAVAVAEAAGRLWLAGVDLDWTGVRGGRGARRVGLPGYPFQRSRYWIDAPGTVAPEVPRLAAEPDEHVQLLTPSWRPQPATDAGTTGRVAILPDTGGVAAALGALLGEVAEAADADTIVDLSVLDLDDDVAAVHAVARTLATAAGDGSRAVRVLVATRAGQATGGGSVRPAQAAVAVLPVVANQEHLNLDAGTVDLDAAHTAAEAAAVLAAELRSPGTPLVAYRGDERLVPGHRPAAPAAPLAVREGGSYLVTGGLGSVGLTVAEHLATRGARRLVLVSRSGGTEAAVARLRALGAEVHTPRVDITDPAAVRALLAEHRFDGIVHAAADSGPAGFRALSEVDEATIARHFAAKVGGARVLAAALDELPERPEWTVLFSSTSALLGGVTFGSYAAANAALLAEAHGRPGWLAAAWDTWPGTLDRLDARLGASMAQHAMTRAQALAAFDRLGGPVVVVAAGGLDDRLPGAAKPTATTADRFPRPDLPQPYVPPMSATERGLAEVWSSVLGVEPVGTRDNFFDLNGNSLLALQMLALVKERFGVAIPTVTLFELPTVQALAATLDEQAPARVVAPAAPVVAADPDDDELDRHIAIVGMAGRFPGAGTIDEFWRNLCDGVESITFFTPDELIAAGVDPAQVRDPAYVPARPVLDDVTGFDAAFFGLSPRMAALTDPQQRLFLEVCWEALEGAGYAKPGERGRVGVFGGCNLSTYLLGIAGQFTSDADASIYELVMGNDKDALTTTVSYLFDLRGPSMAVQTFCSTSLVAVHTAMRSLRAGDCEMALAGGVSVRVPDRIGHLHSPGGQESPDGHVRTFDAQAHGSMFGDGATVVVLKKLGAALRDGDHIWSVIRGSAMNNDGALKVGYTAPSVGGQSRVIADAMADARVAAEDVGYVEAHGTATELGDPIEVAALTRAFGDTAEKQYCALGSVKPNVGHLDRAAGTAGLIKASLVVREGLIPPTLHYTAPNPEIDFEHSPFRVAAELAPWNTGGGRPRIAGLNSLGMGGTNVHVVVEQPPDRPALPPGDPDTERRYQVLPVSARTADAADAAARRLGEHLAGHPDARLADVAFTLQEGRKTFEHRRAVVASDVDSAVTALSAPATRVEPVQDRPVAFLFAGVGEQYPGLVGELYRREPVFRAHLDECLAHLDADGDLVTGERGGGPSLAALLGRTGDEDPRAARLQRTELAQPLLFAVDYALARTLVDWGLKPSAMLGYSLGEYVAACLAGVLSLPDALALVAKRAELIATLPGGGMAAVPLSLTELETRFDLTGLDIAAVNGPELVVVAGETTAVERLAQDLRAADVPCRPLRTSHAFHSRMLAPAAAGLTAWIAANVTLNAPELPYLSNVTGAPATADLVTDPGYWARHMCETVRFADAATALLADEHLAVVEIGPGPSLGALLRGLSPASRWPMITATLPAADDPRPADEVLTDGLARLWLLGAAFDWSAYHGRGTATPVYRGTAPGRVPLPTYPFQRQRYWIEAKPATGTARVETPADGPLEEFDRIPLLPEDQWISLPTWRQTSAAPVAPQPASWLVFARPGLAEDVLDGIRRTGDPVTVVRPGAGYRPGPDATVRPGDVDDLLQLLRDLKRGGTRLDRVVHLWNLDDDSLLLGLHTLVALARAAGELGLGGWTLDLAATGTQRVLHDGELRPDAATLTGPNLVIPMEYPGVRTRLIDVDAAAGAAAVVAELHRPAPGRTVALRGSRRWLPGYEVLTPQPIEQAASVLRDQGVYLITGGLGGIGLAMAERLARDSHAKLVLFGRRGLPPRERWAGIADGTDEVPGTIRDRVARVQEIEALGGEVVVVEGDVAEEADVRRAVAVAVEKFGALHGILHTAGVPGTGLMQFKQPGDADQVLAPKLPGSRALSAATDGLDLDFVALFSSITSVTGGGPGQVDYCAGNAWLDAYAASHGGRTVSISWGEWTWNAWDDGLSGYEEDIQTYFREHRAKFGIDFEQGWRTLLRALASGEPHVVISTQDLDAVTAVAARFSVDAVTSAANGGSTADRHPRPELVTPFQEPEGDAERTVAEAWCEALRLDRVGASDNFFELGGTSLLGISLLATLRSSFPDAELPPHIIHEAPTVAALAKIAAGDPGTPEPAPDSAAQGQLRRSGIKAAAARRRRA; this is encoded by the coding sequence GTGACCGACAGCAGCGAAATCTCGCCCACGGACATCGCCGTGGTCGGCATGGCCGGCCGCTTCCCGGGCGCCGACGACGTCGGCGCGCTGTGGGAGACCGTCCGCGCCGGCCGCTCCGGCATCACCCGCTTCACCGACGACGAGCTCCTGAAGGCCGGCGTGCCCGCCGACCGGCTCGGCGACCCGGCCTACGTCAAGGCGGGCGCCGTCGTCCGCGGCGTCGAGGACTTCGACGCGGGCTTCTTCGGCATCAACCCGAAGGAAGCCCAGATCCTCGACCCGCAGCACCGGCTCTTCCTCGAGCACAGCCAGCACGCGCTGGAGGACGCGGCCTGCGACCCGGCGCGGTTCGACGGCGCGATCGGCGTGTTCGCCGGCTGCGCGTGGAGCACCTACCTGACCCACAACCTCACCCCGGCGAACGCCGCCGGTGAGATGGGCGAGATCGCGATCGCCCTCGGCAACGACAAGGACACCCTGGCCACCCGGGTCTCGCACACCCTCGGCCTGTCCGGGCCCGCGTTCAGCATCCAGAGCGCCTGCTCGACGTCGCTGGTCGCGGTCTGCGTCGCGGCGAGCAGCCTGGCGAACTTCGAATGCGACGTCGCACTGGCCGGTGGCGTGTCGATCGGCGTGCCGCACCGCGTCGGCTACCTCTACCAGCAGGGCGGCATCGCGCCGCCGGACGGCGAGTGCCGCGCGTTCGACGCCGCGGGCCTGGGCGCCCCGCTCGGCGGCGGCGTCGGCGTGGTCGCGCTGCGCCGGCTGGAGGACGCGCTCGCCGACGGCGACCGGGTGTACGCGGTGCTGCGCGGCTGGGCGGTCAACAACGACGCCGGCCGCAAGGTCGGCTTCACCGCGCCCGGCGTCGAGGGCCAGGCCACGGTGATCGCCGAGGCGCTGGCCGCGGCCGGGCTGGAGCCGGCGGACATCGGGTACGTCGAGGCGCACGGCACCGGCACCGCGCTCGGCGACGCCGCCGAAATCGCCGCGCTGCAGCAGGTCTTCGCGGGCCGGTCGGTGCGGATCGGCTCGGTGAAGACCAACGTCGGGCACCTCGACCGCGCCGCCGGCGTGACGAACCTGATCAAGGCCGCGCTCGCGCTGCACCACGAGGAGATCCCGCCGACCCGCAACCTCGGCACGCCGAACCCGCAGCTCACCGCGGGTGACGCCGAGCTGACCGTGGTCACCGAGCGCACGCCGTGGCCGCGCACGGACACCCCGCGCCGGGCCGGGGTCAGCGCGTTCGGCATCGGCGGCACGAACGCCCACGTCGTGCTGGAGGAGGCGCCGCTGCCGGTGCCCACCGCAACGGCCGGGCCGGAGCTGCTGGTCTGGTCGGCCCGCTCGGCCGCCGCGGCCGACGCGGCCACCGCGAACCTCGCCGCACACCTGGAGACCTCCGGGGACGCACTCGCCGACGTCGCCCACACCCTCCAGAGTGGACGGACGACGTTCGGGCACCGCCGGATGCTGGTCTCCGGTTCGGCCGAGGACGCGGCCCGGCTGCTGGCCGCGGGCGAAGTCTCGGCCTCGAGCGACGCCGGCACCGGCCGCCGCGTCGGGTTCCTCCTCGCGGGCACCGGCGAGCAGTACCCGGGCCTGGCCGCCGAGCTGTACGCGACGGCGCCGGTGTTCCGGGCCGAGCTGGACCGCTGCCGGGCGCTGCTGGACACGGACGTCCTGGCCGGGATGCTCGGCGAGCGCGAAGCCCCGGGTGGGCTGGCCGCCCTGCTGGGACGCACCGGCGGCGGCGAGCGCGCGGGCGACCGCACCGAGGTCCTGCACCCGGCGCTGTTCGCCGTCGAGTACGCGCTGGCGCAGCTCGTGCGCTCGTGGGGCGTCGAGCCGTCCGTGCTGGCCGGCTACAGCCTCGGCGAGTACGTCGCCGCGTGCCTGGCCGGGGTGCTCTCGCTCGAGGACGCCTTGGCGCTGGTGACGCACCGCGCGAAGCTGATGGCCGCGCTGCCCGGCGGCGCGATGGCCGCCGTGCCGCTGCCCGAAGCCGACGTGCGCGCCCGGATCGCCGGCACCGACCTCGACATCGCCGCGCTGAACGGCCCGCAGCTGACCGTCGTCTCCGGCACCGCCGAGGCGGTCGCCGCACTCCGCGCTTCCCTGGCCGCCGAGGACGTGCCGTGCCGTCCCCTGGCCACCACGCACGCCTTCCACTCCCGGCAGCTCGCGCCGCTGCGGGACGAGCTGACCGCCTGGGTCACCGCGAACGTGACCCTCGACGCGCCCACGATCCCGTACGTCTCCAACGTGACCGGTGCGCTGGTCACCGAAGCACCCGACCCGGCGTACTGGGCGGAGCACATGTGCGCGCCCGTCCGGTTCGACGACGCGCTGGCCACCCTGCTGGCCGACGAGGACACCGTGCTGCTGGAGCTGGGCCCGGGCCGCTCGCTGGGCGCGATGGTCCGCGGGCACCGGGCGTGCGCGCCGAAGCGCTGGGCCTCGGTGATCCCGACGCTGCCGGGCGCCGACGACCCGGCCCCGGCGGCCGTCGCCGTCGCCGAGGCGGCCGGACGGCTGTGGCTGGCCGGCGTCGACCTCGACTGGACCGGCGTCCGCGGCGGCCGCGGGGCCCGGCGGGTCGGCCTGCCCGGCTACCCGTTCCAGCGCTCGCGCTACTGGATCGACGCGCCGGGCACGGTCGCCCCGGAGGTCCCGCGGCTGGCCGCCGAGCCCGACGAGCACGTGCAGCTGCTGACGCCGTCGTGGCGGCCGCAGCCCGCCACCGACGCCGGAACCACCGGCCGGGTGGCGATCCTGCCGGACACCGGCGGGGTGGCCGCGGCGCTGGGCGCCCTGCTCGGGGAGGTGGCCGAGGCCGCCGACGCGGACACGATCGTCGACCTGTCGGTGCTCGACCTCGACGACGACGTGGCCGCGGTGCACGCGGTGGCCCGGACCCTGGCGACGGCGGCGGGTGACGGCTCGCGCGCGGTCCGGGTCCTCGTCGCCACCCGCGCCGGGCAGGCGACCGGGGGCGGCTCGGTCCGCCCCGCCCAAGCCGCGGTGGCCGTGCTGCCGGTCGTCGCGAACCAGGAGCACCTGAACCTCGACGCGGGCACCGTCGACCTCGACGCGGCCCACACCGCGGCCGAAGCCGCCGCCGTGCTGGCCGCGGAGTTGCGCTCGCCCGGCACTCCGCTGGTCGCCTACCGCGGCGACGAGCGGCTCGTTCCCGGCCACCGGCCCGCCGCACCCGCCGCCCCGCTCGCGGTCCGCGAAGGCGGCAGCTACCTCGTCACCGGCGGCCTCGGCAGCGTCGGCCTCACCGTCGCCGAGCACCTCGCCACCCGCGGCGCCCGCCGCCTCGTGCTGGTCAGCCGCAGCGGGGGCACCGAAGCCGCCGTCGCGCGGCTGCGTGCCCTCGGTGCCGAAGTCCACACCCCGAGAGTGGACATCACCGACCCCGCCGCCGTGCGCGCCCTGCTCGCCGAACACCGCTTCGACGGCATCGTGCACGCCGCCGCCGACTCCGGCCCCGCCGGGTTCCGCGCGCTGTCCGAAGTGGACGAAGCCACGATCGCCCGGCACTTCGCCGCCAAGGTCGGTGGCGCCCGCGTGCTGGCCGCGGCCCTGGACGAGCTTCCCGAGCGTCCTGAGTGGACAGTGCTGTTCTCCTCGACCTCGGCGCTGCTCGGCGGGGTCACCTTCGGCAGCTACGCCGCCGCCAACGCCGCGCTGCTCGCCGAAGCCCACGGCCGTCCCGGCTGGCTCGCCGCTGCCTGGGACACCTGGCCCGGCACCCTGGACCGGCTCGACGCCCGGCTCGGCGCCTCGATGGCCCAGCACGCCATGACCCGCGCCCAAGCACTGGCCGCGTTCGACCGCCTCGGCGGCCCCGTCGTGGTCGTTGCCGCCGGCGGGCTCGACGACCGGCTGCCCGGTGCCGCGAAGCCCACCGCGACCACCGCCGACCGCTTCCCCCGCCCCGACCTGCCCCAGCCCTACGTCCCGCCGATGAGCGCCACCGAACGCGGCCTGGCCGAGGTCTGGTCGTCCGTGCTCGGTGTCGAACCGGTCGGCACCCGGGACAACTTCTTCGACCTCAACGGCAACTCGCTGCTCGCCCTGCAGATGCTCGCCCTGGTCAAGGAGCGCTTCGGAGTCGCCATCCCGACCGTCACGCTCTTCGAGCTGCCCACCGTGCAGGCGCTCGCCGCCACCCTCGACGAGCAGGCCCCGGCGCGGGTCGTGGCCCCGGCCGCGCCGGTCGTCGCGGCGGACCCGGACGACGACGAGCTGGACCGGCACATCGCCATCGTCGGCATGGCCGGCCGGTTCCCCGGCGCGGGCACGATCGACGAGTTCTGGCGCAACCTCTGCGACGGCGTCGAGTCGATCACGTTCTTCACGCCCGACGAGCTGATCGCGGCCGGCGTCGACCCGGCGCAGGTCCGCGACCCGGCCTACGTGCCGGCGCGGCCGGTGCTCGACGACGTCACCGGCTTCGACGCCGCGTTCTTCGGCCTCAGCCCGCGGATGGCCGCGCTGACCGACCCGCAGCAGCGGCTGTTCCTCGAGGTCTGCTGGGAAGCCCTGGAAGGGGCCGGGTACGCGAAGCCCGGCGAACGCGGCCGGGTCGGCGTGTTCGGCGGCTGCAACCTCTCGACGTACCTGCTCGGCATCGCCGGGCAGTTCACCTCCGACGCCGACGCCAGCATCTACGAGCTGGTGATGGGCAACGACAAGGACGCGCTCACCACCACCGTGTCCTACCTGTTCGACCTGCGCGGCCCGAGCATGGCGGTGCAGACGTTCTGCTCGACGTCGCTGGTCGCGGTGCACACCGCGATGCGCAGCCTGCGGGCAGGCGACTGCGAGATGGCGCTGGCCGGCGGGGTCTCGGTGCGCGTGCCGGACCGGATCGGGCACCTGCACTCCCCCGGCGGCCAGGAGTCACCGGACGGGCACGTGCGCACCTTCGACGCCCAGGCCCACGGCAGCATGTTCGGCGACGGCGCCACCGTCGTCGTCCTCAAGAAGCTGGGTGCCGCCCTGCGCGACGGCGACCACATCTGGTCGGTGATCCGCGGCTCGGCGATGAACAACGACGGTGCCCTCAAGGTCGGCTACACCGCGCCGAGCGTGGGCGGGCAGTCGCGGGTGATCGCCGACGCGATGGCCGACGCCCGCGTCGCGGCCGAGGACGTCGGGTACGTCGAGGCCCACGGCACCGCGACCGAGCTGGGCGACCCGATCGAGGTCGCCGCGCTGACCCGCGCGTTCGGCGACACGGCCGAGAAGCAGTACTGCGCGCTGGGGTCGGTGAAGCCGAACGTCGGGCACCTCGACCGCGCCGCGGGCACGGCCGGGCTGATCAAGGCGTCGCTGGTGGTCCGCGAGGGCCTGATCCCGCCGACGCTGCACTACACCGCGCCGAACCCGGAGATCGACTTCGAGCACAGCCCGTTCCGGGTCGCGGCCGAGCTCGCGCCGTGGAACACCGGCGGCGGCCGCCCGCGGATCGCCGGGCTCAACTCGCTGGGCATGGGAGGGACCAACGTGCACGTCGTCGTCGAGCAGCCGCCGGACCGGCCCGCGCTGCCACCGGGTGACCCGGACACCGAGCGTCGCTACCAGGTGCTGCCGGTCTCGGCCCGCACCGCCGACGCGGCCGACGCCGCGGCCCGGCGCCTCGGCGAGCACCTCGCCGGGCACCCGGACGCGCGGCTGGCCGACGTCGCCTTCACGCTCCAGGAGGGGCGCAAGACGTTCGAACACCGGCGCGCCGTCGTCGCGTCCGATGTGGACAGTGCGGTCACCGCGCTGAGTGCTCCCGCGACCCGCGTCGAGCCGGTGCAGGACCGGCCGGTGGCGTTCCTCTTCGCCGGCGTCGGCGAGCAGTACCCCGGCCTGGTGGGCGAGCTGTACCGGCGCGAGCCGGTGTTCCGCGCCCACCTCGACGAGTGCCTGGCGCACCTCGACGCCGACGGCGACCTCGTCACCGGCGAGCGCGGCGGCGGCCCGAGCCTGGCCGCGCTGCTGGGCCGCACCGGCGACGAAGACCCCCGCGCCGCCCGGCTGCAGCGGACCGAACTCGCGCAGCCGCTGCTGTTCGCCGTGGACTACGCCCTGGCCCGGACGCTGGTGGACTGGGGGCTGAAACCGTCCGCGATGCTCGGCTACAGCCTCGGCGAGTACGTCGCCGCCTGCCTGGCCGGGGTGCTGTCCCTGCCGGACGCCCTGGCGCTGGTCGCCAAGCGCGCGGAGCTCATCGCCACCCTGCCCGGCGGGGGGATGGCGGCCGTGCCGCTGTCGCTCACCGAGCTCGAGACGCGGTTCGACCTGACGGGCCTCGACATCGCCGCGGTGAACGGCCCGGAGCTGGTCGTGGTGGCCGGGGAGACCACGGCGGTCGAGCGGCTCGCGCAGGACCTGCGGGCCGCGGACGTCCCGTGCCGTCCGCTGCGCACCAGCCACGCGTTCCACTCGCGGATGCTGGCCCCGGCCGCGGCCGGGCTGACCGCGTGGATCGCCGCGAACGTCACGCTGAACGCCCCCGAGCTGCCCTACCTGTCCAACGTCACCGGCGCCCCGGCGACCGCGGACCTCGTCACCGACCCGGGGTACTGGGCCCGGCACATGTGCGAGACCGTCCGGTTCGCCGACGCGGCCACCGCGCTGCTGGCCGACGAGCACCTGGCCGTCGTCGAGATCGGCCCCGGCCCCTCGCTCGGCGCGCTGCTGCGCGGGCTCAGCCCGGCGAGCCGCTGGCCGATGATCACCGCCACCCTGCCCGCCGCCGACGACCCGCGGCCTGCCGACGAGGTGCTCACCGACGGCCTGGCCCGGCTGTGGCTGCTCGGCGCGGCCTTCGACTGGTCGGCCTACCACGGCCGCGGCACGGCGACGCCGGTCTACCGCGGCACCGCCCCGGGCCGGGTGCCGCTGCCGACCTACCCCTTCCAGCGGCAGCGCTACTGGATCGAGGCGAAGCCGGCCACCGGGACGGCCCGGGTCGAGACGCCCGCGGACGGGCCGCTGGAGGAGTTCGACCGGATCCCGCTGCTGCCCGAGGACCAGTGGATCAGCCTGCCCACCTGGCGCCAGACCTCGGCCGCGCCCGTCGCGCCGCAGCCCGCGTCCTGGCTCGTGTTCGCCCGTCCCGGCCTCGCCGAAGACGTCCTCGACGGGATCCGCCGCACCGGCGACCCGGTGACCGTGGTCCGGCCGGGCGCGGGGTACCGGCCGGGCCCGGACGCCACCGTCCGCCCCGGCGACGTCGACGACCTGCTGCAGCTGCTGCGCGACCTCAAGCGCGGCGGCACCCGCCTCGACCGGGTCGTCCACCTGTGGAACCTCGACGACGACTCCCTGCTGCTCGGCCTGCACACGCTCGTCGCACTGGCCCGCGCGGCCGGCGAGCTGGGCCTCGGCGGCTGGACACTGGACCTGGCCGCCACCGGCACCCAGCGCGTCCTGCACGACGGCGAGCTGCGGCCCGACGCGGCCACGCTCACCGGGCCGAACCTGGTGATCCCGATGGAGTACCCCGGTGTCCGAACGCGACTCATCGATGTCGACGCGGCCGCCGGTGCCGCCGCCGTGGTCGCCGAACTGCACCGCCCGGCGCCCGGCCGCACGGTCGCGCTGCGCGGGTCGCGGCGCTGGCTGCCCGGCTACGAAGTTCTGACGCCGCAGCCGATCGAGCAGGCGGCGAGCGTGCTGCGGGATCAGGGCGTCTACCTGATCACCGGCGGCCTCGGCGGGATCGGGCTGGCGATGGCCGAGCGGCTGGCCCGCGACAGCCACGCGAAGCTCGTGCTGTTCGGCCGCCGCGGCCTGCCGCCGCGCGAGCGCTGGGCCGGGATCGCCGACGGCACCGACGAGGTGCCCGGCACGATCCGCGACCGCGTCGCCCGAGTGCAGGAGATCGAGGCCCTCGGCGGTGAAGTCGTGGTCGTCGAAGGCGATGTCGCCGAGGAGGCCGACGTCCGGCGCGCGGTCGCCGTGGCCGTCGAGAAGTTCGGGGCGCTGCACGGCATCCTGCACACCGCGGGCGTGCCGGGTACCGGGCTGATGCAGTTCAAGCAGCCCGGCGACGCCGACCAGGTCCTGGCGCCGAAGCTGCCCGGCTCCCGGGCGCTCAGCGCGGCCACCGACGGCCTGGACCTCGACTTCGTCGCGCTGTTCTCCTCGATCACGTCGGTCACCGGCGGTGGCCCTGGCCAGGTCGACTACTGCGCCGGCAACGCGTGGCTCGACGCCTACGCCGCCTCCCACGGTGGCCGCACGGTGTCGATCTCTTGGGGCGAATGGACCTGGAACGCTTGGGACGACGGGCTTTCCGGGTACGAGGAGGACATCCAGACCTACTTCCGCGAGCACCGCGCCAAGTTCGGCATCGACTTCGAGCAGGGCTGGCGCACGCTGCTGCGGGCGCTGGCCTCGGGCGAACCCCACGTCGTGATCTCCACCCAGGACTTGGACGCGGTGACGGCGGTGGCCGCCCGGTTCAGCGTCGACGCCGTCACCTCGGCGGCGAACGGCGGCTCGACGGCCGACCGGCACCCGCGGCCGGAACTGGTCACACCGTTCCAGGAGCCCGAAGGCGACGCCGAGCGCACGGTGGCCGAGGCGTGGTGCGAAGCACTGCGCCTGGACCGGGTCGGCGCGTCCGACAACTTCTTCGAACTCGGCGGCACGTCGCTGCTCGGCATCTCGCTGCTGGCGACGCTGCGCAGCAGCTTCCCGGACGCCGAACTGCCGCCGCACATCATCCACGAGGCCCCGACCGTCGCCGCGCTCGCGAAGATCGCCGCCGGCGACCCCGGGACCCCCGAACCCGCACCCGACAGCGCCGCGCAGGGACAGCTGCGCCGCTCCGGCATCAAGGCCGCGGCCGCCCGACGGCGCCGGGCCTGA